Proteins from a genomic interval of Coregonus clupeaformis isolate EN_2021a chromosome 4, ASM2061545v1, whole genome shotgun sequence:
- the LOC121556167 gene encoding uncharacterized protein C21orf62 homolog, with amino-acid sequence MSLTRASSWRRPPALLPWLLWTLWVLLLPSTVTPTTGPGNSTLLFDSTENGNSLRNCSCSAHIQDCDEALANLLCSCHTVLRSKLTPGGLREQGGLTVWLREPWVLTELLNGSVVPDLHLSFCGTSTLAIPTQYLALFGLRRLRVHSAAQGAPHLEQVLTIASRSRDMEGMGCLSSTDPASPSSSVLHVSFLDVSVLNGLSSLKAYSVSAPPLSTLFQHFPHLPLPLYPSTTLDQPPEPQQDCLLTFIY; translated from the coding sequence ATGTCTCTAACCAGGGCCTCCTCTTGGCGCCGTCCCCCTGCCCTGTTGCCGTGGCTGCTGTGGACTCTGTGGGTTCTACTCCTCCCCTCAACTGTCACCCCGACCACAGGCCCAGGCAACAGCACCCTGCTCTTCGACAGCACAGAAAACGGCAACAGCCTGCGGAACTGCAGCTGCTCCGCCCACATCCAGGACTGTGACGAGGCGCTGGCAAACCTGCTGTGCAGCTGCCACACTGTGCTGCGCTCCAAGCTGACTCCCGGTGGCCTGAGGGAGCAGGGCGGACTGACCGTGTGGCTCAGAGAGCCCTGGGTCCTCACAGAGCTGCTGAACGGCAGCGTGGTGCCCGACCTCCACCTGTCCTTCTGTGGCACCAGCACCCTGGCCATCCCCACCCAGTACCTGGCCCTGTTCGGCCTCCGTAGGCTGAGGGTGCACAGTGCTGCCCAGGGCGCCCCACACCTGGAGCAGGTCCTCACCATCGCCTCTAGGAGTAGGGATATGGAGGGGATGGGGTGCCTCTCCTCCACTGACcccgcctccccctcctcctccgttcTCCATGTATCCTTCCTGGATGTGTCAGTGCTAAACGGGCTGTCGTCCCTGAAGGCCTACAGTGTGAGCGCCCCTCCTTTGTCCACCCTCTTCCAACACTTCCCCCACCTGCCCCTGCCCCTGTACCCCTCCACCACCCTGGATCAGCCCCCGGAGCCCCAACAGGACTGCCTCCTCACCTTCATATACTAG